The DNA segment CACCTGGACCAGGAATTTATCAATGTCCGTTTCTTTGTTTTCACTACTCAAAGAGTGGCAGAATTTGGCGCGGTCCAGTGTATCCCCATCCCACTCAATCCAGCGCGGCTGGCCTCGCTGGTAAATCAGGCGCTGCGCCATAATAGGATGTTCAATGAAGGATAAGCGGACCGCTCGATTCATTTGGTTAACGTCTACTTTTCCTTCAACGTCAAAAACCAAGTGCATAACGTGGTCACCAAAGTCCTGTAGGCAAACATTGACCTTGTCCAGTAACGTCAAGCGACTAGAATTTGTTGTTTTCACCAGCACCAGGTTATCCCTTTATTATTTTTATAGTGTTGCCTGGTGAAAAATTAAATCACCTCCGATTTGGGATAAATAGGCTAAGGTGGCCATTCAGAAGCGGGGTTGGCCTGATGGGTTGGTTGGATGTTGGGTTTTTGTAATTTAGCCTTGTTCGACTCGGTTTCTTCCCAGCTCTTTGGCGCGATATAACGCTTTATCCGCGCGTTCAAAGCACGTTTCGATTTCGTCGCCGTTTTCGAACGAGGTAACGCCAAAAGAGGCGGTAATGGGAATCGGTTGTTGATTGAAGCTGAATGGACAGCTTTCTATGGCAGCCCTTACTTTTTCTGTCGCGACCAATGCGGATTGCAAATCCGTTTCCGGCATTATGATCACGAACTCTTCTCCCCCGTAACGGGCGACAAAGTCCTCGCTACGAAGTCGCTGTGAGATCTCCCTTGCGACTAATTTCAATACTTTGTCGCCGCGTAAATGGCCCAGGGTGTCGTTGATTTTTTTGAAGTGATCGATATCGATGATGGTAATGGAGAGTGGCCGGGAATGTCGCCGCCAACGGGAAAACTCGCTTTGGATATGAGCGTCATAGGCTGCTCTGTTCGGTAGCTCGGTGAGGGCATCGCGCATGGCTTCTTTGCGTTGGGTTTCCAGATTAATCTTGAGTTCCAAAGCCTCTGATTCCATGGTGGCCATACGCTCTGTCAGGCTTTCGAAGCGTGTGTGGACAGCCTGTCTGCGGTGGTTTTCCTGCTCATGAAAGGCGTCGACTGCTGCGACTATCCGGTCCATCATGAATTCGATGTCCTGTTTAATATGCACGACATCATCACTTTTCTCGACATTGCTGCGCATTTCCCTGAGTTCTTTGCGCACGTCGTGGTCGAGTTTTTCCTGATTTTCCTGTGCTTCCTTTTCCCCTTGCCGGGCATTGATCAGAAAGTCCTGGATGTCATTCAGTCGGTGGTGAAGAGTAACCAGAAATTGTTCCAGCTCTTTTTGCGCCATGATCTTGATGGAGGCCACGAGCTGAGTGGTTTCATCCAGAAAGTCCGGTAGCTGTTCCGGTTGAAATTCGGTTTTAACTGAATCGATTAGTTTTTCTTTACGCTCGCTAAATTCTTCGGGAACATCGATCTGTTCCAGTAAATTGCACAAAGTACGGCTAAGCCGTTCCCCCAGATAGGGATCACCACAAATCACATCCTTTTGAATTACATCCGGCTCTGCGTTTCCGGGGTGGGGTGTTGTGTCGGTGTTCTGTGTATCCGGTTCCGGTGGGCGGTTGCTACCGCCAAACAACTTTGATATCAGGCCCGGCTTAGGCTCATCAACGTTGTTGGATTGCTGCAATAGGTGTTGATTGAGGCTGAAGTAAACGCTGGAAAGTTGTTTAATTAATGCGGGTTTAAGGCCGCTACCGGCAATCAGTTCCGGAAGGGTTTTGGTAAAGGCTTTGAGTTCATTGGTTTGGGTTCGTGGCAGGTCCAGCTTTTGGTAGTTTGCCAGCTGTTCCTCGATGATCTGTTGCGTTTCCTGATTCTGCTCCCGGCGCCGGTCATCCAGTTCCATAACGGAATCTTCCAGGCGATCAATCACCGGCTCCAGAGATTCGATGCTGTGGCCGTCCCTAAGCCCCTTGCGCAAGGCATTCAGCTGATGGTCCAGGCGTTCGTCCAGTCCGTCCGCCGCCAGGCAAACGCGCACGATGGCTCTTTGCATCAGCTTTTGATTTGCGCGCTCTTTTTCTTCGCTGGCTTCCATTTCTTC comes from the Ketobacter sp. MCCC 1A13808 genome and includes:
- a CDS encoding GGDEF domain-containing protein, coding for MSGDSTNDWKTKYLTVLEEMEASEEKERANQKLMQRAIVRVCLAADGLDERLDHQLNALRKGLRDGHSIESLEPVIDRLEDSVMELDDRRREQNQETQQIIEEQLANYQKLDLPRTQTNELKAFTKTLPELIAGSGLKPALIKQLSSVYFSLNQHLLQQSNNVDEPKPGLISKLFGGSNRPPEPDTQNTDTTPHPGNAEPDVIQKDVICGDPYLGERLSRTLCNLLEQIDVPEEFSERKEKLIDSVKTEFQPEQLPDFLDETTQLVASIKIMAQKELEQFLVTLHHRLNDIQDFLINARQGEKEAQENQEKLDHDVRKELREMRSNVEKSDDVVHIKQDIEFMMDRIVAAVDAFHEQENHRRQAVHTRFESLTERMATMESEALELKINLETQRKEAMRDALTELPNRAAYDAHIQSEFSRWRRHSRPLSITIIDIDHFKKINDTLGHLRGDKVLKLVAREISQRLRSEDFVARYGGEEFVIIMPETDLQSALVATEKVRAAIESCPFSFNQQPIPITASFGVTSFENGDEIETCFERADKALYRAKELGRNRVEQG